A section of the Solitalea canadensis DSM 3403 genome encodes:
- a CDS encoding Crp/Fnr family transcriptional regulator, with translation MRKSKEVCDMSSCFLCKYCIKEWLPAVESHKKNFDYKKGEVIFKEGDPVEGIYFVYKGKVKVHQKWGEDKELIIRFANSGSVFGHRGLGKYTSYPISATAIEPTTVCYISKDFFLATLKVNPNLLFETMLFYSNELQISEQKMKNLMHMSVKGRVANALLSLIDTFDLDERKFLRATLSRQDIASYAGTTYETAFRIMSEFVSDRAVIIEGKKIGIVNVDYLKEVVKQETK, from the coding sequence ATGAGAAAAAGCAAAGAGGTATGTGACATGAGTAGTTGCTTTTTATGCAAATATTGTATCAAAGAGTGGCTACCGGCTGTTGAGAGCCATAAAAAAAATTTCGACTACAAAAAAGGTGAAGTAATATTTAAAGAAGGAGATCCGGTTGAAGGAATTTATTTTGTTTATAAAGGCAAAGTAAAAGTACACCAAAAATGGGGCGAAGATAAAGAGTTGATCATCCGGTTTGCGAACTCCGGAAGTGTATTTGGCCATCGTGGATTAGGAAAGTATACTTCCTACCCGATTTCCGCAACTGCCATCGAACCGACTACGGTTTGCTATATTAGCAAAGACTTTTTCCTTGCAACCCTTAAAGTAAATCCAAATTTGCTTTTTGAAACAATGCTTTTCTATTCGAATGAACTACAGATCTCTGAGCAAAAAATGAAAAACCTAATGCATATGTCGGTAAAAGGACGAGTTGCCAATGCATTATTATCATTAATTGACACATTTGATCTGGATGAGCGCAAATTCCTTAGAGCAACGTTAAGCAGGCAAGATATTGCCTCCTACGCAGGAACCACTTACGAAACTGCCTTTAGAATAATGAGCGAATTTGTTTCGGATCGGGCTGTTATTATTGAAGGGAAAAAGATAGGAATTGTAAATGTTGACTACCTAAAGGAGGTAGTAAAGCAGGAAACAAAATAA
- a CDS encoding YbaB/EbfC family nucleoid-associated protein, with protein MLGNLFEAKKKAEEIKNRLETISVTGEVDNGAVVVTCNGNRKVLDIKINPSVFNVRDREEVEELITVAVNRALEQADQLMAAEMKTIMPNIPGLGNLGF; from the coding sequence ATGTTAGGCAATTTATTTGAAGCGAAGAAAAAGGCGGAAGAGATTAAAAATCGCCTTGAAACCATTAGTGTAACCGGTGAGGTTGACAATGGTGCTGTTGTGGTTACCTGTAATGGAAACCGTAAGGTGTTGGACATAAAAATTAACCCAAGCGTGTTTAATGTTCGCGACAGGGAAGAAGTGGAGGAATTAATTACTGTAGCCGTAAACCGTGCGTTAGAACAAGCCGATCAACTGATGGCTGCAGAAATGAAAACGATAATGCCGAATATTCCGGGTTTAGGGAATTTGGGGTTTTAA
- a CDS encoding TIGR02757 family protein, whose amino-acid sequence MNIIDLKPFLDAKAEQYNQPDFIPNDPICIPHLFSKKQDIEIMGFWAAVLAWGQRKTIINKCNELISLMDGAPHQFITQHEEKDLKRFLHFKHRTFNATDTLYFIEFFKHHYAYYESLEQAFIPHNKEVNVEVALNHFQTYFFSLPDYPHRTRKHVTSPNNKSTCKRLNMFLRWMVRKDDKGVDFGIWNTIQMKDLLCPLDLHVERVARKLGLITRKQVDWLTTLELSQNLRQFDPADPARYDFALFGLGIEEKF is encoded by the coding sequence ATGAATATAATAGATTTAAAGCCTTTCCTCGACGCAAAAGCTGAGCAATACAACCAACCCGACTTTATTCCTAACGATCCGATTTGTATTCCGCATTTATTTTCGAAGAAACAGGATATTGAGATAATGGGTTTTTGGGCGGCAGTTTTAGCCTGGGGCCAGCGGAAAACGATTATCAATAAATGTAATGAATTGATTTCGTTGATGGATGGTGCTCCTCATCAGTTTATTACGCAACATGAAGAGAAGGATTTAAAACGTTTTCTTCATTTTAAGCACCGCACGTTTAATGCTACCGATACCCTATATTTTATTGAGTTTTTTAAGCATCACTATGCTTATTACGAAAGCTTAGAACAGGCTTTTATCCCTCACAATAAAGAGGTAAATGTTGAAGTGGCCTTAAATCACTTTCAAACCTATTTTTTCTCCTTGCCCGATTATCCGCATCGTACACGAAAGCATGTAACCAGTCCGAATAATAAATCGACCTGTAAACGTTTAAATATGTTTTTGCGTTGGATGGTGAGAAAAGACGATAAGGGCGTTGACTTTGGAATCTGGAACACCATTCAGATGAAAGACCTTTTATGTCCGCTAGATTTGCATGTAGAACGAGTGGCGCGCAAACTTGGTTTAATTACCCGTAAGCAAGTCGACTGGTTAACAACCCTCGAACTCAGCCAAAACCTCCGGCAGTTTGATCCTGCTGATCCCGCCCGCTATGATTTTGCATTGTTTGGGTTAGGGATTGAAGAGAAGTTTTAA
- a CDS encoding NTP transferase domain-containing protein, which translates to MISNENNAQLYALILCGGFSKRMQTDKFLIAYHNNVPQWLYLHNLLTPLVEHVFISCRNDQVSAFDQQYALIEDSIEGSSPSVGLLSAHKAHPEAAWLVIACDLPLLTDQSLQLLINERDPIKYATAFISPENDLPEPLIAIWEPKGLAVLRENFESGFNCPRKTLINNNIKLISNQLPHEQLNANTPEEMDYVLKNWKVNS; encoded by the coding sequence ATGATTTCGAACGAAAATAATGCCCAGTTATACGCTTTGATCTTATGCGGAGGTTTTAGCAAACGCATGCAAACGGATAAGTTTCTTATTGCCTACCATAATAATGTTCCTCAATGGCTGTATCTTCATAATTTACTGACACCTTTAGTCGAGCATGTTTTTATATCATGCCGAAACGATCAGGTTTCCGCTTTTGATCAACAATATGCGCTTATTGAAGATTCAATTGAAGGAAGTAGTCCAAGTGTTGGTTTGTTAAGTGCCCATAAAGCTCACCCCGAAGCAGCATGGTTGGTTATTGCCTGTGATCTTCCTTTGCTGACCGATCAATCGTTGCAATTGCTGATCAATGAACGTGATCCTATTAAATATGCAACAGCCTTTATTAGTCCCGAAAATGATCTTCCCGAACCGTTAATTGCTATTTGGGAACCTAAAGGCTTAGCTGTTTTGAGAGAGAATTTTGAAAGCGGTTTTAATTGTCCACGTAAGACACTGATCAACAACAACATTAAGCTCATTAGTAATCAGTTGCCTCATGAACAATTAAATGCGAATACCCCGGAAGAAATGGATTACGTACTTAAAAACTGGAAGGTTAATAGCTAA
- the moaC gene encoding cyclic pyranopterin monophosphate synthase MoaC, with the protein MTTQTKDFTHLDENNQATIVDIESKKITTRIAVAQSRVFLPQDVLVNFVNGEIVSKKGAVFQSAIIAGIMAAKKTPDLIPLCHTLLLENCKITINVENDEAVINCTVKTTGKTGVEMEALTGASIAALTIYDMCKALSHDMIIRETKLMSKSGGKNDFERK; encoded by the coding sequence ATGACTACGCAAACAAAAGATTTCACCCATTTGGATGAAAATAATCAGGCTACAATCGTTGATATTGAATCTAAAAAAATCACGACCCGTATAGCGGTTGCTCAATCAAGAGTGTTTTTACCTCAGGATGTGCTGGTAAATTTTGTTAATGGTGAAATTGTATCAAAAAAAGGTGCTGTATTTCAATCGGCTATAATTGCCGGTATTATGGCAGCAAAAAAAACACCTGACCTGATTCCCCTTTGTCATACACTCCTGCTTGAAAATTGTAAAATAACCATCAATGTCGAAAACGATGAAGCGGTTATCAATTGTACGGTTAAAACAACCGGAAAAACAGGTGTTGAAATGGAAGCACTAACCGGAGCCAGCATTGCCGCTTTAACAATTTATGATATGTGCAAAGCTTTATCACACGATATGATCATCAGAGAAACTAAACTTATGAGCAAAAGCGGAGGAAAAAATGATTTCGAACGAAAATAA
- a CDS encoding rubredoxin has protein sequence MGKPRCIVKINLPGGILSAGDLRIIVKAAETVGVKEVQMGMRQQMYLTLPHGKVEMFTAILSESGMFHEIDFDEFPNIVSSYVADELFNHSNWLTEGVYADILDSFDFKPQLKLNIVDSSQTFVPFFTGNINFISSNIPNYWYLYIRFPKVSVNYKWEGLIYTDDIPLLTKTIEDIILNNKPLFYDKTTANGFLLQEKVEATNAFIYQNQTEELQFPDFSLPYYEGFNNYGKKVWLGIYRRDEVFSISFLKDICAICLKTKIGRVYTTPWKSLIVKGIERDDQKYWSYILGKHQINVRHASNELNWQVEDLSTEGLSIKKYLARKFDSTDLKTHGLCFAIKTQPRTGLFGSVVIKKLHNYRKDNAKSTDRFDILYTPNFNANSKNYIAYKKRIVLTELDTHLAELCRLYYEEKGLNDEFNNELIDDSKQEETTALKMVYQCKSCLSIYDEAYGDELNNITVGVSFENLPPDYCCPICENGKVNFVLTNI, from the coding sequence ATGGGTAAGCCAAGATGCATAGTAAAGATCAATTTACCCGGAGGGATTTTGTCGGCCGGTGATCTGCGTATTATTGTTAAAGCTGCTGAAACAGTTGGTGTGAAAGAAGTGCAAATGGGTATGCGTCAGCAAATGTATTTAACACTTCCGCACGGAAAAGTCGAAATGTTCACAGCCATACTTAGTGAATCAGGTATGTTTCATGAAATCGATTTTGATGAGTTTCCGAATATCGTTAGTTCTTATGTAGCGGATGAATTATTTAATCACTCGAATTGGCTTACAGAAGGTGTTTATGCAGATATATTAGATTCATTCGATTTTAAACCGCAGCTGAAACTCAACATTGTTGACAGTTCACAAACTTTTGTGCCTTTTTTTACCGGAAATATCAACTTTATTTCCAGCAATATTCCCAATTATTGGTATTTGTACATTCGTTTTCCTAAAGTTTCTGTTAATTATAAATGGGAGGGTTTGATCTATACAGATGACATTCCATTATTAACTAAAACAATTGAGGATATCATTTTAAACAATAAGCCTCTTTTTTATGATAAAACAACCGCAAACGGATTCCTTTTGCAGGAAAAAGTAGAAGCGACAAATGCTTTTATCTACCAAAACCAAACAGAAGAACTTCAGTTTCCTGATTTTTCATTGCCTTATTATGAAGGATTTAATAATTATGGGAAGAAAGTTTGGTTAGGTATTTACAGGAGAGATGAAGTTTTTTCCATTTCGTTTTTGAAAGATATCTGTGCGATTTGCCTAAAGACAAAGATTGGGCGTGTTTATACCACACCCTGGAAATCACTGATTGTGAAAGGTATTGAGCGCGATGATCAAAAATATTGGAGTTATATTTTAGGTAAGCATCAGATTAACGTCAGGCATGCATCAAATGAATTGAACTGGCAGGTAGAAGATCTTTCGACAGAAGGACTTTCTATTAAAAAATACCTTGCCCGAAAGTTCGATAGTACTGATTTGAAAACTCATGGACTATGCTTCGCTATCAAAACTCAGCCAAGAACGGGACTATTCGGTTCTGTTGTAATCAAAAAGCTGCATAATTACAGAAAAGATAATGCGAAGAGTACAGATAGGTTCGATATACTGTATACTCCCAATTTCAATGCTAATTCTAAAAACTATATTGCCTATAAAAAGAGGATCGTATTAACAGAATTGGATACACACCTTGCTGAGCTTTGTCGCTTGTATTATGAAGAGAAGGGATTGAATGATGAATTTAACAATGAGTTAATTGATGATTCGAAACAGGAAGAAACGACTGCATTAAAAATGGTTTATCAATGTAAAAGTTGTTTATCTATTTATGATGAAGCGTATGGCGATGAATTAAATAATATAACAGTAGGTGTTTCATTTGAAAATTTACCACCAGATTATTGTTGCCCAATTTGTGAAAACGGGAAAGTTAACTTTGTGTTGACAAATATTTAA
- a CDS encoding trans-sulfuration enzyme family protein has translation MKFGTKAIHAGVFPDPSTGAIMTPIFQTSTYVQEAPGNHKGYEYARTQNPTRAQLQDNIAALENAKHGFCFSTGMGSIDTLMKLFKPGDEIICTNDLYGGTYRIFTKVYQNYGLKFHFIGMEEVANIESYINSNTKMIWIETPTNPTLKIIDIAGASAIAKKHHILLGVDNTFASAYLQNPMTLGADIVMHSLTKYMSGHSDVVMGALVVNNDQLAEQIAFYQNACGATPGPQDCFLVLRGIKTLHLRMQRHSENGKTIAHYLRNHPKVDKVYWPGFEDHANHSIAKQQMRDFGGMMSFSLKGDKMEDAMKILSGTHLFSLAESLGGVESLIGHPASMTHASIPREERLKSGVTDTLIRLSVGVEDVEDLIEDLEKALASV, from the coding sequence ATGAAATTCGGTACAAAAGCCATTCATGCAGGTGTTTTCCCTGATCCGTCTACCGGAGCCATCATGACACCAATTTTTCAAACTTCAACTTACGTGCAGGAAGCTCCTGGAAATCATAAGGGTTATGAATACGCTCGTACACAAAACCCTACACGTGCGCAGCTTCAAGATAACATTGCTGCTCTTGAAAATGCCAAACATGGTTTTTGTTTTAGTACCGGTATGGGGTCGATTGATACCTTGATGAAATTGTTTAAACCTGGTGATGAAATCATTTGTACTAACGATTTATACGGAGGTACTTATCGCATTTTTACCAAAGTTTATCAGAATTACGGATTGAAGTTTCATTTCATTGGGATGGAAGAGGTGGCAAATATTGAAAGCTATATCAATTCAAATACAAAAATGATCTGGATTGAAACGCCAACCAATCCTACCTTAAAGATCATTGATATTGCAGGAGCTTCGGCAATTGCTAAAAAACACCATATTTTATTAGGTGTTGATAACACATTTGCATCGGCTTATTTGCAAAATCCAATGACTTTAGGTGCTGATATCGTAATGCACTCGTTGACTAAATACATGTCGGGTCACTCGGATGTGGTTATGGGCGCATTAGTGGTAAATAATGATCAACTAGCAGAGCAGATTGCATTCTATCAAAATGCTTGTGGAGCTACACCTGGTCCTCAGGATTGTTTCCTTGTTTTAAGAGGTATTAAAACGCTTCATTTGCGCATGCAGCGTCATTCTGAAAACGGAAAGACCATTGCTCATTACCTAAGAAATCATCCTAAAGTAGATAAAGTATATTGGCCAGGTTTCGAAGATCATGCCAACCATTCAATAGCAAAACAGCAAATGCGTGATTTTGGCGGCATGATGTCGTTTTCTCTGAAAGGTGATAAAATGGAAGATGCCATGAAGATTTTAAGCGGTACGCATTTATTCTCATTGGCTGAATCATTAGGAGGTGTTGAATCACTGATCGGTCACCCTGCATCAATGACGCATGCTTCTATTCCTCGCGAAGAGCGCTTAAAAAGCGGTGTTACAGATACACTTATCCGCTTAAGCGTTGGTGTTGAAGATGTGGAAGATCTAATTGAGGATTTGGAGAAGGCACTGGCGAGTGTTTAG